From a single Gimesia fumaroli genomic region:
- a CDS encoding host-nuclease inhibitor Gam family protein: protein MSKTLSATDRPAECLGVDPVIESVEDLDKAIYELSFLGALDSSIDARCTEQIESLKSQYEKKKVLPFPPGRIVYIKDRIEQLTALVCDYCRTHRSELLDGKKKTRTLPHGSVSFKDQPAKVEYRAGLKEADSMKLLDKLLNSTLIELILAWLKSICIFGSNKEARLLSEVVELKPKLSIAKIKEAYEKKRLTTAHLKQLGLKYTKGSEKLTVKPSAYEPGG from the coding sequence ATGTCAAAGACTCTGAGCGCAACGGATCGACCAGCTGAATGCCTGGGCGTGGATCCCGTGATCGAATCCGTAGAGGACCTCGATAAAGCCATCTATGAACTTTCTTTTCTGGGAGCGTTGGACAGCTCGATCGACGCCCGTTGTACTGAGCAGATCGAATCCCTCAAAAGCCAGTACGAGAAAAAGAAAGTGCTGCCCTTCCCACCTGGTCGTATCGTTTACATCAAAGACCGCATCGAGCAGCTGACGGCTCTGGTCTGTGATTATTGTCGAACCCATCGATCAGAGCTGCTTGACGGTAAGAAGAAAACCAGAACGCTGCCCCATGGTTCGGTCAGTTTCAAAGATCAGCCGGCCAAGGTTGAGTATCGTGCCGGCCTCAAGGAAGCCGACAGCATGAAGCTGCTCGACAAACTTTTGAATTCAACGTTGATCGAATTGATCCTCGCCTGGTTGAAATCCATTTGTATCTTCGGATCGAACAAAGAAGCACGCTTGTTATCTGAAGTCGTCGAGCTGAAGCCGAAGCTCAGCATCGCCAAGATCAAAGAGGCGTATGAAAAGAAACGGCTGACGACTGCGCATCTGAAACAACTTGGTTTGAAATACACCAAGGGATCAGAGAAGTTGACGGTCAAGCCGTCGGCCTACGAGCCAGGCGGCTGA
- a CDS encoding NB-ARC domain-containing protein yields the protein MPFKVNPAFTGRKNELNEIRTRLTSGGRTALTQAIRGLGGIGKTQIAAEYAYRYQAEYEYVFWVQLTDDQDSKPVDPSLLLLNSYAGYCEKLKIPFDDTKAETTVPAFKQWMEQHQNWLLIFDNADQPDCLAPFLPMQSQVTGPPFLYQLL from the coding sequence GTGCCATTCAAAGTGAACCCTGCCTTTACCGGTCGTAAAAATGAACTAAACGAAATTCGAACTCGCCTCACCTCCGGTGGTAGAACGGCTTTGACTCAGGCAATCCGAGGTCTGGGAGGCATTGGCAAAACACAAATTGCCGCCGAATATGCTTATCGATATCAGGCAGAATATGAATACGTTTTCTGGGTACAGTTGACCGATGACCAAGATTCTAAGCCGGTTGATCCCTCGCTATTGCTGTTAAACAGCTATGCAGGTTATTGTGAAAAATTAAAAATCCCGTTCGATGACACCAAAGCAGAGACGACAGTACCTGCCTTCAAACAGTGGATGGAACAACATCAAAACTGGTTACTGATCTTTGATAACGCAGATCAACCAGACTGTTTAGCCCCTTTCTTACCAATGCAAAGCCAGGTGACAGGCCCCCCATTTCTGTACCAGTTGCTATGA
- a CDS encoding toll/interleukin-1 receptor domain-containing protein — protein MSDSLQPIVPLNLFYSYSHEDEELRNKLEKQLKLLNREGYISEWHDRKILSGSEIDNEISDKLEQADIILLLISADFIASDYCYEIEMTRAMERHQSNDAIVVPVILRTCEWHSAPFGKLSALPRDGKAITGPDWHSEDEAFTDVAKGIRKLVEKKK, from the coding sequence ATGAGTGACAGCCTTCAACCAATTGTTCCTTTGAATCTATTTTATTCTTATTCCCATGAGGATGAAGAACTGAGGAATAAACTTGAGAAGCAGCTCAAGTTATTGAATCGAGAAGGCTATATTTCAGAATGGCATGACCGAAAGATATTATCAGGATCAGAAATCGACAATGAAATCAGTGACAAACTGGAACAAGCAGATATCATTCTGCTTTTAATCAGCGCCGACTTTATTGCCTCGGACTATTGTTACGAAATCGAGATGACAAGGGCGATGGAACGCCATCAATCCAATGACGCCATTGTTGTTCCTGTCATTTTAAGAACATGTGAATGGCATTCTGCCCCCTTTGGAAAACTGAGCGCATTACCCCGAGATGGAAAAGCCATAACCGGACCAGACTGGCATAGTGAAGATGAAGCATTTACTGATGTCGCGAAAGGCATCAGAAAGCTGGTTGAAAAAAAAAAGTAA
- a CDS encoding terminase gpA endonuclease subunit: MIAPTTIKNRIKPLWAPPKKVYAEDWIPANVKTPKGSEYEGYCNYDLAPHTREVFRAFDDESIREIYLIWATRSAKTTTMTGLMMHAAVNRPKPMAFGSCDEPSTNRTYDEMIYPMLENCTATAGMIPPKGKRPADMVVFDRCRCRKAFGGSPATVAGYPACFLFGNEWDKWPRRKSSEAQAANSFTQRAKGYPYESKAIFESTPGEISTSRIWKLRNAKRTQRREYYVPCPHCLHHQTLRREQLQWEGKGDPEADQILAAETAVYLCEDCGRAILNEDRAEMMRAGKWVAEGQTIDRRGRIHGKPTVDSAYVCFGPFSTLYSLLISGWGQYVAELLGCGDDPDKLRDFQNSTDALPYDPAPEEVDPHELARILRSDEDHIAICPIWSRFITRAVDVQSKAAGYEFPWQVCAWGEGGRGGTVTKGTAYGFHELSGVLNRRDFPHADGGPNLYVPFDVIDSGDGNSTDDVYAFCHNRPFCFPLKGSSTSFPKNYALSEISNDLRSQKQTESKERRLLNGEVLLILVNTMRSQFWLQRILDGRIKADAINRFSIPAELADDEAFLEELLNEYQDIDFGPDGFFTRGWKRRTRNPNDQRDLIRYNWAAAQIITNNGQEWYLLPDRPNVTEEVRTPRRKRKRKVSHYQGGGRQCPGNR; this comes from the coding sequence GTGATTGCGCCCACTACCATCAAAAATCGAATCAAACCGCTCTGGGCTCCGCCGAAGAAAGTTTATGCGGAAGACTGGATTCCGGCGAATGTCAAAACGCCGAAGGGATCTGAGTATGAAGGTTATTGTAATTATGACCTGGCTCCCCATACTCGAGAAGTCTTCCGTGCCTTTGACGATGAATCCATTCGTGAGATCTATCTGATCTGGGCAACCAGGTCGGCTAAAACCACCACGATGACCGGGCTGATGATGCACGCCGCAGTAAACCGGCCGAAGCCGATGGCCTTTGGCTCCTGCGATGAGCCGTCCACGAATCGAACATATGATGAGATGATCTATCCCATGCTGGAGAACTGCACAGCAACGGCCGGCATGATCCCTCCCAAAGGTAAACGGCCAGCGGATATGGTGGTGTTCGATCGATGCCGATGCCGTAAAGCCTTCGGCGGTTCGCCGGCAACGGTGGCCGGGTATCCAGCCTGTTTCCTGTTTGGCAATGAATGGGACAAATGGCCGCGTCGGAAAAGCTCAGAAGCCCAGGCCGCCAACAGTTTCACGCAGCGTGCAAAGGGGTATCCCTACGAATCAAAGGCGATCTTCGAAAGTACTCCCGGGGAAATCTCTACGTCCCGGATCTGGAAACTTCGGAACGCAAAACGGACACAGCGACGTGAGTACTATGTCCCCTGCCCTCACTGTCTGCATCATCAAACATTGAGACGTGAGCAGCTTCAGTGGGAGGGAAAAGGAGATCCGGAAGCAGATCAGATTCTGGCCGCTGAAACCGCCGTCTATCTATGCGAGGACTGCGGTCGAGCCATTCTGAACGAAGACCGGGCCGAAATGATGCGTGCCGGAAAGTGGGTGGCCGAAGGTCAGACCATCGATCGCCGGGGCCGAATTCACGGGAAGCCGACAGTCGATTCGGCCTATGTTTGTTTCGGGCCCTTCTCTACGCTCTATTCGCTACTGATCAGCGGCTGGGGACAATACGTCGCAGAACTCCTGGGGTGCGGCGATGATCCGGACAAGCTCCGCGACTTCCAGAACTCAACCGATGCTCTGCCCTATGATCCCGCTCCGGAAGAAGTTGATCCCCATGAACTCGCCAGGATCCTCCGGAGCGATGAGGACCATATTGCAATCTGTCCGATCTGGTCACGGTTCATTACCAGGGCCGTCGATGTACAGAGTAAAGCGGCCGGTTATGAATTCCCCTGGCAGGTCTGTGCCTGGGGCGAAGGTGGCCGCGGTGGAACTGTCACAAAAGGGACAGCCTATGGATTCCATGAACTCTCCGGAGTGCTTAACCGTCGCGACTTTCCCCACGCGGACGGCGGACCGAATCTCTATGTTCCGTTCGACGTGATCGACTCCGGAGATGGTAACTCAACGGATGATGTCTATGCATTCTGTCACAACCGTCCGTTCTGCTTTCCTCTTAAAGGATCGTCGACATCGTTCCCCAAAAACTATGCCCTCTCTGAAATTTCCAATGATCTACGATCACAGAAACAGACTGAGTCGAAAGAACGTCGGCTCCTCAATGGGGAAGTACTCCTGATCCTCGTCAACACGATGCGATCGCAATTCTGGCTGCAACGAATTCTGGACGGTCGGATTAAAGCGGACGCGATCAACCGTTTCTCAATTCCAGCTGAACTAGCCGATGACGAGGCCTTCCTGGAAGAACTGCTCAATGAATATCAGGACATTGACTTCGGTCCTGATGGCTTCTTTACCAGGGGCTGGAAACGTCGCACACGCAATCCCAACGATCAACGCGATTTGATCCGCTACAACTGGGCGGCAGCTCAAATCATCACGAACAATGGCCAGGAATGGTATCTGCTACCTGATCGGCCGAATGTCACCGAAGAGGTACGGACGCCTCGACGGAAACGAAAGAGGAAAGTTTCACATTATCAAGGAGGAGGACGTCAATGTCCCGGAAACCGTTAA
- a CDS encoding IS3 family transposase (programmed frameshift): MTKRRSKRHTPEQIIRKLRDAEAMQNAGKTIGEICQQMGISEQTFHRWRTQYGGMKAEEAKRLKELEQENSRLKKLLAEAELDKAMLKDIAGGKLLSPSRKRQAVQHLQETYEVSERKACQLVDQPRSSQRYQATPPDGEAALLKQILKLVRRHPRFGYRRIGRMMQATGWKVNLKRIYRLWRREGLKVPRKQRKKRSLGTGANACHRRRPERKNHVWCWDFIFDRTETGTTLKWLTILDEYTRECLALQVDRHITSEHVIDVLAELFKTHGVPEYIRSDNGSEFVSQAIRVWLKRIGVETLYIEPASPWENGYAESFHSRVRDEFMNCEIFENLKSARKQTAAWKEQYNTVRPHSSLGYRTPRDFSEQCSSSRRTTSAFQRNTAETPILS; the protein is encoded by the exons ATGACGAAACGACGCAGTAAACGACATACCCCGGAACAGATTATCCGCAAATTGCGAGACGCCGAGGCGATGCAGAATGCGGGAAAGACAATTGGCGAAATCTGCCAGCAGATGGGAATCAGTGAGCAGACCTTTCATCGCTGGCGAACTCAGTACGGCGGGATGAAGGCCGAAGAGGCCAAACGGCTCAAAGAACTGGAGCAGGAAAACAGCCGACTCAAGAAGCTGCTCGCTGAAGCCGAACTCGATAAAGCGATGCTCAAGGATATTGCGG GAGGGAAACTTCTAAGCCCTTCTCGCAAACGCCAGGCAGTCCAGCATCTGCAGGAAACATATGAGGTTTCAGAACGCAAAGCCTGTCAGTTGGTGGATCAGCCCCGTTCCAGTCAACGCTATCAGGCGACTCCACCTGATGGTGAAGCCGCTTTGCTGAAACAGATCCTGAAGCTGGTACGGCGACACCCCCGTTTCGGGTATCGCCGTATCGGCAGGATGATGCAGGCGACTGGCTGGAAGGTGAACCTGAAACGGATCTACCGCTTGTGGCGTCGAGAAGGGCTCAAAGTCCCCAGAAAACAAAGAAAAAAACGCTCGTTGGGTACGGGAGCGAATGCCTGTCATCGCCGTCGGCCTGAGAGGAAAAACCACGTGTGGTGCTGGGATTTTATTTTTGATCGCACAGAAACGGGGACCACACTCAAGTGGCTCACGATTTTAGACGAGTATACGAGGGAGTGTCTGGCCTTGCAGGTGGATCGTCACATCACCAGTGAGCATGTGATCGATGTTCTGGCTGAGCTGTTTAAAACGCACGGTGTGCCAGAATATATTCGAAGTGACAACGGCAGTGAATTCGTTTCCCAGGCGATACGTGTCTGGCTGAAACGGATCGGTGTGGAGACGCTGTATATCGAACCAGCCAGCCCCTGGGAGAATGGTTATGCAGAGAGTTTCCACAGTCGAGTGCGGGATGAGTTCATGAACTGTGAGATCTTCGAAAACCTGAAATCCGCCCGGAAGCAGACAGCAGCCTGGAAAGAACAATACAACACAGTGCGGCCACACAGTTCCTTGGGGTACCGCACGCCCAGAGATTTTTCAGAGCAGTGTTCCTCTTCCAGACGGACTACGTCCGCCTTCCAGAGAAACACTGCTGAGACCCCAATACTCTCATAG
- a CDS encoding tetratricopeptide repeat protein has product MDQVKGSMPQGHVLLTSRASLFDMLEILKPIEVDRLPPDQATNFLIKRVARELNESEQAFALELAKELDGLPLALEQAGAYLHKKQASTFENYLHRYHESKLTHLEKQKPVFGKYSKSVERTWLINFQEIEEEEKSQASADVLRFCAFLAPDSIPIELIAQGAEYLSESIQRFLKQTENDVSDLLQPLLNYSLIQMVPGKNEFSIHRLVQEVMKSRINSQDEESIWQERVVNCTNEIYPWPEHGNWQDCRRLASQSMVAIDYIQQSKIESENSGSLLGKQANLFYQVGEYTEAEPLYLQAMETRRTVLGENHPDFATSLNNLASLYESQGRYEEAEPLYLQAMEIRRTVLGENHPDFANSFNNLANLYRSQGRYEEAEPLYLQAMEISRTVLGENHPNFATSLNNLANLYRRQGRYEEAEPLYLQAMEIHCTVLGENHPDCATSLNNLALLYRSQGRYEEAEPLYLQAMEMRRTVLEENHPDFANSLNNLAFLYQSQGRYEEAEPLYLQAMEIRRTVLGENHPDFATSLNNLAGLYESQGCYEEAEPLYLQAMEISRTVLGENHPNFATSLNNLANLYRSQGRYEEAEPLYLQDMEISRTVLGENHPDFATSLNNLAGLYESQGRYEEAKPLYLQAMEISRTVLGENHPDFATSLNNLAGLYESQGRYEEAEPLYLQAMEIRRTVLGENHPDFATSLNNLASLYRSQGRYEEAEPLYLQATDVFTSTLGPEHPNTKIVRDNYQRCKEANAGDNEDSKQ; this is encoded by the coding sequence ATGGATCAAGTTAAGGGGAGCATGCCACAGGGGCATGTTCTGCTGACCTCCCGCGCTAGTTTGTTCGACATGCTAGAAATTCTGAAACCAATCGAAGTCGACAGACTACCTCCGGATCAGGCGACCAATTTCCTAATCAAACGAGTGGCGCGTGAGTTGAATGAATCGGAACAGGCCTTCGCGCTAGAACTGGCCAAAGAACTCGACGGATTGCCTTTGGCTTTAGAGCAGGCGGGTGCCTACCTTCATAAAAAGCAAGCCTCCACTTTCGAAAACTACCTGCATCGCTATCACGAGTCAAAATTGACGCATTTAGAAAAACAGAAACCGGTTTTCGGAAAGTATTCAAAATCCGTTGAAAGGACCTGGTTAATCAATTTTCAGGAAATAGAAGAAGAGGAGAAATCACAGGCTTCCGCTGATGTACTCCGTTTTTGTGCTTTTCTTGCCCCTGATTCCATCCCCATCGAATTGATCGCACAGGGGGCAGAATATCTGAGCGAATCGATTCAGCGTTTTTTGAAACAAACCGAAAATGATGTATCAGATCTACTCCAACCATTATTGAATTATTCTCTGATTCAGATGGTACCTGGAAAGAACGAATTCAGTATTCATCGTCTTGTCCAGGAAGTGATGAAATCAAGGATCAACTCACAAGATGAGGAATCGATCTGGCAGGAACGCGTTGTGAACTGTACCAATGAAATCTATCCTTGGCCTGAACATGGTAATTGGCAGGATTGCCGACGTCTTGCATCACAAAGTATGGTCGCCATCGATTACATTCAGCAGTCAAAGATTGAATCAGAAAACAGTGGATCATTGTTAGGTAAACAAGCCAATTTATTCTATCAGGTTGGTGAATACACAGAGGCCGAACCACTCTATCTTCAGGCAATGGAAACTCGTCGTACTGTCCTGGGGGAAAACCATCCGGACTTCGCGACCAGCCTCAACAACCTGGCTAGTCTCTATGAAAGCCAGGGGCGTTACGAAGAGGCCGAACCACTCTACCTGCAGGCAATGGAAATTCGTCGTACTGTCCTGGGGGAAAACCATCCGGACTTCGCGAACAGCTTCAACAACCTGGCTAATCTGTATCGAAGCCAGGGGCGTTACGAAGAGGCCGAACCACTCTACCTGCAGGCAATGGAAATTAGTCGTACTGTCCTGGGGGAAAACCATCCGAACTTCGCGACCAGCCTCAACAACCTGGCTAATCTGTATCGAAGACAGGGGCGTTACGAAGAGGCCGAACCACTCTACCTGCAGGCAATGGAAATTCATTGTACTGTCCTGGGGGAAAACCATCCGGACTGCGCGACCAGCCTCAACAACCTGGCTCTTTTGTATCGAAGCCAGGGGCGTTACGAAGAGGCCGAACCACTCTATCTGCAGGCAATGGAAATGCGTCGTACTGTCCTGGAGGAAAACCATCCGGACTTCGCGAACAGCCTCAACAACCTGGCTTTTTTGTATCAAAGCCAGGGGCGTTACGAAGAGGCCGAACCACTCTATCTGCAGGCAATGGAAATTCGTCGTACTGTCCTGGGGGAAAACCATCCGGACTTCGCGACCAGCCTCAACAACCTGGCTGGTCTCTATGAAAGCCAGGGGTGTTACGAAGAGGCCGAACCACTCTATCTGCAGGCAATGGAAATTAGTCGTACTGTCCTGGGGGAAAACCATCCGAACTTCGCGACCAGCCTCAACAACCTGGCTAATCTGTATCGAAGCCAGGGGCGTTACGAAGAGGCCGAACCACTCTATCTGCAGGATATGGAAATTAGTCGTACTGTCCTGGGGGAAAACCATCCGGACTTCGCGACCAGCCTCAACAACCTGGCTGGTCTCTATGAAAGCCAGGGGCGTTACGAAGAGGCCAAACCACTCTATCTGCAGGCAATGGAAATTAGTCGTACTGTCCTGGGGGAAAACCATCCGGACTTCGCGACCAGCCTCAACAACCTGGCTGGTCTCTATGAAAGCCAGGGGCGTTACGAAGAGGCCGAACCACTCTACCTGCAGGCAATGGAAATTCGTCGTACTGTCCTGGGGGAAAACCATCCGGACTTCGCGACCAGCCTCAACAACCTGGCTAGTCTGTATCGAAGCCAGGGGCGTTACGAAGAGGCCGAACCACTCTATCTGCAGGCAACCGATGTCTTTACCTCGACACTTGGACCGGAACATCCCAACACGAAGATTGTCAGGGATAATTACCAGCGCTGTAAAGAAGCTAATGCTGGGGACAACGAAGATTCAAAACAATGA
- a CDS encoding lamin tail domain-containing protein yields the protein MPIHLTLAQKSMQYFLSGKTMLGNMMKNKFFLLAYCVFLAFWTSSVFADQPITVATWNVGFMDRNVTDLKIDDFLNEVDFDILLVNEIKTQDDLNSLKAAMDREDFHTAISSFTNGNGNLEVGIISRFPLTEIVEYDRSIDNSGNITEKKLERVNLPGIANVGVGRGFLVAKVQSLNLYVIVSHLKSSKGRSGQHDRSNAQKRELVAAAIATHTLELREDHPECSVLFGGDVNVGVADKKKNGVNLIVDNNDGTNTGVDGYDETHAILGGGLIDSLKMRSLAEKVKGTFVGNDNIPDYPGTGAIDVLYITGPLESKFKPAVSATDRHGSDHLCVYSSTGSVTPDGPNLPTENSVEITNALPNPDGDDNGNESITITYSENGTVDISGWTMQDRAGNIFKFKNGTKLNSGENEIVLSPHTMPLNNSGDTIILMDKSSVQRGPVFSYSRQEVKSGQRVR from the coding sequence GTGCCTATTCATTTAACCCTTGCGCAAAAGTCAATGCAATATTTCTTATCAGGTAAAACAATGTTAGGAAACATGATGAAAAACAAATTTTTTTTACTCGCCTACTGCGTCTTTTTGGCTTTTTGGACATCGTCAGTTTTTGCAGATCAGCCAATTACGGTAGCAACATGGAACGTTGGTTTTATGGATCGAAATGTGACTGATTTGAAAATAGATGATTTTTTGAATGAAGTTGATTTTGATATTTTGCTGGTAAATGAGATTAAAACACAGGATGATCTTAATAGTTTGAAAGCAGCAATGGACCGTGAGGATTTTCATACGGCTATTTCATCGTTTACAAATGGTAACGGAAATTTAGAAGTAGGTATTATCTCCCGTTTTCCACTGACAGAAATTGTCGAGTATGATCGTTCCATAGATAACTCTGGAAATATTACAGAAAAAAAACTGGAGCGGGTCAATTTACCTGGTATTGCAAATGTGGGTGTGGGGCGTGGTTTTCTAGTTGCCAAAGTTCAATCGCTTAATTTATACGTGATTGTTTCCCATTTAAAGTCATCAAAAGGTCGTAGTGGTCAGCACGATCGTAGTAATGCACAGAAGCGTGAATTAGTAGCTGCTGCGATCGCAACTCATACATTAGAATTGCGGGAAGATCATCCAGAGTGTTCGGTTCTCTTTGGAGGAGATGTGAATGTCGGAGTTGCAGATAAGAAAAAAAATGGAGTTAATCTTATTGTCGATAATAATGACGGAACAAACACCGGAGTTGATGGATATGACGAAACGCACGCAATATTGGGTGGAGGATTGATTGACAGTCTTAAGATGAGATCGTTAGCTGAAAAAGTGAAAGGCACTTTTGTTGGTAATGATAATATCCCTGATTATCCTGGCACAGGTGCAATCGATGTGCTTTATATTACTGGACCATTGGAATCCAAATTTAAGCCTGCAGTCTCCGCCACAGATCGCCACGGATCGGATCATTTGTGTGTTTATTCTTCTACTGGTTCTGTAACACCAGATGGTCCAAATCTTCCTACCGAAAATAGTGTTGAAATCACTAATGCCCTTCCTAATCCAGATGGTGACGATAATGGCAATGAAAGTATTACAATTACTTATTCTGAAAATGGAACCGTTGATATCTCAGGGTGGACGATGCAAGATCGAGCTGGAAACATTTTTAAGTTTAAGAATGGAACAAAACTAAACTCAGGAGAGAATGAGATTGTACTGTCCCCGCATACCATGCCATTGAACAACTCTGGTGACACTATCATTTTGATGGATAAAAGCTCTGTGCAACGAGGGCCTGTTTTTAGTTATTCAAGGCAAGAGGTAAAATCAGGTCAACGGGTACGCTAA
- a CDS encoding homing endonuclease associated repeat-containing protein: MSDELSQAQFEIIEELKRIAKKLGVKQVSMNDFEEHREISALTTVMNHFGTWNEAIEAAGLVPYPPGGSNREPIISDDELLMEIILLHEQFGKPPSDRRMNSHGKYSVRPYLARWGSFTKAREAAYEKYGIPEKE, encoded by the coding sequence GTGAGTGATGAACTATCTCAGGCACAGTTTGAGATCATTGAAGAGCTCAAACGGATTGCAAAAAAACTTGGTGTAAAACAGGTCTCAATGAATGACTTCGAAGAGCATCGAGAAATATCTGCTTTAACTACAGTCATGAACCACTTTGGAACTTGGAATGAGGCTATCGAAGCTGCTGGGTTAGTGCCGTACCCCCCAGGTGGTAGCAATCGCGAACCGATAATATCAGATGATGAACTTCTCATGGAAATTATTTTGTTACATGAGCAATTTGGGAAACCACCATCAGACCGCAGAATGAATTCACATGGAAAGTATTCGGTAAGACCATATCTTGCAAGATGGGGATCGTTCACAAAAGCACGCGAAGCCGCATATGAAAAGTATGGTATACCGGAGAAAGAATGA